A stretch of Crossiella cryophila DNA encodes these proteins:
- a CDS encoding alpha/beta fold hydrolase gives MIEHLTLANGPHRHTAIAAGPADGELVLLLHGWPEFADCWTEHVRALAAAGYRAVAVDQRGYAPGARPPGITDYTVPLLVADALSFADTLGAARFHLIAHDWGGLVAWALASAHPERLRSLSVLATPHPVALREQQETDPDQHSRLDYVRFFQLPDGQAEASLLAEDAARLRAAYEGKVDGDLVARNVRRLSEPGALTATLNWYRAVDEKLTIPAGRIRTPTLYLWGSADRALGRGAALRTAEFVDAPYRLEILPGASHWLPEECANQTIPLLLNHLAAHPS, from the coding sequence GTGATCGAACACCTGACCCTGGCCAACGGCCCGCACCGGCACACCGCGATCGCCGCGGGTCCCGCCGACGGCGAACTGGTCCTGCTGCTGCACGGCTGGCCGGAGTTCGCCGACTGCTGGACCGAACACGTGCGCGCCCTGGCCGCGGCGGGCTACCGGGCGGTCGCGGTGGACCAGCGCGGTTACGCCCCCGGCGCCCGCCCACCCGGGATCACCGACTACACGGTCCCGCTGCTGGTCGCCGACGCGCTGTCGTTCGCCGACACCCTGGGCGCGGCCCGCTTCCACCTGATCGCGCACGACTGGGGCGGCCTGGTCGCCTGGGCACTGGCCTCCGCGCACCCCGAGCGCCTGCGCTCGCTCTCGGTGCTGGCCACCCCGCATCCCGTGGCGCTGCGAGAGCAACAGGAGACCGACCCGGACCAGCACAGCCGCCTGGACTACGTCCGCTTCTTCCAGCTGCCCGACGGTCAGGCCGAGGCCAGCCTGCTGGCCGAGGACGCCGCCCGGCTGCGCGCGGCCTATGAGGGCAAGGTGGACGGGGACCTGGTGGCGCGCAACGTGCGCAGGCTGTCCGAACCGGGTGCGCTGACCGCCACCCTGAACTGGTACCGCGCGGTGGACGAGAAGCTCACCATCCCGGCGGGCCGGATCCGCACGCCCACGCTGTACCTGTGGGGTTCGGCCGACCGCGCGCTGGGCCGGGGCGCGGCGCTGCGCACCGCCGAGTTCGTGGACGCGCCCTACCGCCTGGAGATCCTGCCAGGGGCCAGCCACTGGCTGCCGGAGGAATGCGCCAACCAGACCATTCCGTTGCTCCTCAACCACCTCGCCGCGCACCCGTCCTAG
- a CDS encoding SDR family NAD(P)-dependent oxidoreductase, producing the protein MRISGKHIVVTGAASPLGAALVHRFAREGARAVVAADFDLAGARAVAAAAGPVVTAHRFDAGHESEVLALINGAVRRNGDIDVYCANPGLAGPPGGAEVGDDIWDTLWRAHVLSPVWAARELVPRMRLTGGYLVLAASAAGLLTQPSALVHTVVQHAAVALAEWLNLNHAKDNLHVSCVCPASPADPGLIAEAVVAGMADERLLILPHPEVQDHLMRRASDHETWLNHIRDLVGTA; encoded by the coding sequence ATGCGGATCAGCGGGAAGCACATCGTGGTGACCGGGGCGGCGAGCCCGCTCGGCGCCGCGCTGGTGCACCGGTTCGCGCGGGAGGGCGCGCGGGCGGTGGTGGCCGCGGACTTCGACCTGGCCGGGGCGCGCGCGGTGGCCGCGGCCGCCGGTCCGGTGGTGACCGCGCACCGCTTCGACGCCGGGCACGAGTCCGAGGTGCTGGCGCTGATCAACGGCGCGGTCCGCCGCAACGGCGACATCGACGTCTACTGCGCCAACCCGGGCCTGGCAGGCCCACCCGGTGGCGCGGAGGTGGGAGACGACATCTGGGACACCCTGTGGCGGGCGCACGTGCTCTCCCCGGTGTGGGCGGCCCGCGAGCTGGTGCCCCGGATGCGGTTGACGGGTGGTTACCTGGTGCTCGCCGCCTCGGCGGCCGGGTTGCTGACCCAGCCCTCGGCCCTGGTGCACACCGTGGTCCAGCACGCCGCGGTGGCACTGGCCGAGTGGCTCAACCTCAACCACGCCAAGGACAATCTCCACGTGTCCTGCGTCTGCCCCGCCTCCCCGGCCGACCCCGGGCTGATCGCCGAGGCGGTCGTGGCCGGGATGGCCGACGAACGGCTGTTGATCCTGCCGCACCCCGAAGTGCAAGATCACTTGATGCGCCGCGCGAGTGATCATGAGACCTGGCTGAACCACATCCGAGACCTGGTGGGCACCGCGTGA